One genomic segment of Nonomuraea coxensis DSM 45129 includes these proteins:
- a CDS encoding IS630 family transposase — protein MSWQTTTTWKASTDPHFSAKMQRVLELYDHPPADGRVICVDEFGPLNLMPRKGKRWWPARSPARLRATYHRYHGVMQMIAALDLATGKLYYRIRTRKRWREYLSFLKTLRARWPGEKLYVIADNYSPHKHPQVRSRAAANDVELVFLPTYGSWLNWIESEFAALRYYALNGTDHRSHDEQNAAIGTYVRWRNARAQPKTNSAASSPIRSWTSYPSKVA, from the coding sequence GTGAGCTGGCAGACCACCACGACGTGGAAGGCCTCCACCGACCCGCACTTCAGCGCCAAGATGCAGCGCGTGCTGGAGTTATACGATCACCCACCGGCCGACGGGCGGGTGATCTGCGTCGATGAGTTCGGCCCGTTGAACCTAATGCCACGCAAAGGTAAGCGCTGGTGGCCGGCCCGCTCGCCGGCGCGGTTGCGCGCCACCTACCACCGCTACCACGGCGTGATGCAGATGATCGCCGCACTCGACCTGGCCACCGGCAAGCTCTACTACCGCATCCGCACCCGCAAGCGCTGGCGGGAGTACTTGTCCTTCCTCAAGACGCTCCGCGCCCGATGGCCTGGCGAGAAGCTGTATGTGATCGCCGACAACTACTCCCCGCACAAGCATCCTCAGGTCCGCTCCCGGGCCGCGGCCAACGATGTCGAGCTGGTGTTCTTGCCGACCTATGGCTCGTGGCTGAACTGGATCGAGTCCGAGTTCGCCGCCTTGCGTTACTACGCGCTCAACGGCACCGATCACCGCAGCCACGACGAGCAGAACGCGGCGATCGGCACGTACGTGCGCTGGCGCAACGCCCGAGCCCAGCCCAAGACGAACTCCGCAGCCAGCTCACCCATCAGGAGCTGGACCAGTTACCCGTCCAAGGTTGCGTGA
- a CDS encoding SDR family oxidoreductase, giving the protein MRVFVTGASGWIGSALVPELIGAGHQVIGLARSDAAADALAVAGAEVRRGALDDLDVLRDASAAADGVIHLAFKHDLAFSGGFEAAATADRRAVEVMGEALAGSGRPFVLASGLLGLLPGRVSTERDDPPADSVPAGPAVRWETARLTVALAERGVRSIVLRLPPTVHGEGDHGFMASLVGVARDKGVAGYVGDGSNRWPAAHRLDVATLFLMALERAPAGSVLHAAAEEGVPFRAIAEVFGRHLGLPVASIPEGEAGAHFGWLAAFAGTDAPASSKLTRELLGWRPVRRGLLADLDEGHYFRSASRP; this is encoded by the coding sequence ATGCGTGTCTTCGTCACCGGCGCGTCCGGCTGGATCGGATCCGCCCTCGTCCCCGAGCTCATCGGCGCGGGACACCAGGTCATCGGGCTCGCCCGGTCCGACGCCGCGGCGGACGCGCTCGCCGTGGCCGGCGCGGAGGTCCGCCGGGGCGCCCTCGACGACCTCGACGTCCTGCGGGACGCCTCCGCCGCCGCCGACGGCGTGATTCACCTCGCCTTCAAGCACGACCTCGCCTTCAGCGGCGGCTTCGAGGCCGCCGCCACCGCCGACCGGCGCGCGGTCGAGGTCATGGGGGAGGCGCTGGCGGGCTCCGGCCGGCCGTTCGTCCTCGCCTCCGGCCTGCTGGGGCTGCTGCCCGGCCGGGTGTCCACCGAGCGGGACGACCCGCCCGCGGACAGCGTGCCCGCCGGCCCCGCCGTCCGCTGGGAGACCGCGCGGCTGACCGTCGCGCTCGCGGAGCGGGGCGTACGGTCGATCGTCCTGCGGCTGCCCCCGACCGTGCACGGCGAGGGGGACCACGGCTTCATGGCGTCACTGGTCGGCGTCGCCCGCGACAAGGGCGTGGCGGGCTATGTGGGCGACGGGTCCAACCGGTGGCCGGCCGCGCACCGCCTCGACGTCGCGACGCTCTTCCTGATGGCGCTGGAGCGGGCCCCCGCGGGGTCGGTGCTGCACGCCGCCGCCGAGGAAGGGGTGCCGTTCCGCGCGATCGCCGAGGTGTTCGGCCGCCACCTGGGGCTGCCGGTGGCCTCGATCCCCGAGGGGGAGGCGGGCGCGCACTTCGGCTGGCTGGCCGCCTTCGCCGGCACGGACGCCCCGGCCTCCAGCAAGCTGACCCGCGAGCTGCTCGGCTGGCGGCCCGTACGGCGGGGGCTGCTCGCCGATCTCGACGAGGGACACTACTTCCGGTCAGCTTCTCGGCCGTGA
- a CDS encoding VOC family protein translates to MPHYSKLCRIVIDVEERHHADELAFWQGATGAAMENFPSFPEFHGAMLGDGDFGLLVQRLGEGPAGVHLDIHTDDVEAETARLERLGAKRVQNVEGRWWIMEDPAGLRFCVIPDPPGTLHDGNARRWED, encoded by the coding sequence GTGCCGCACTACAGCAAGCTCTGCCGCATCGTGATCGACGTCGAGGAGCGCCACCACGCCGACGAGCTCGCCTTCTGGCAGGGCGCGACCGGCGCTGCGATGGAGAACTTCCCCTCCTTCCCGGAGTTCCACGGCGCCATGCTGGGCGACGGCGACTTCGGGCTGCTGGTCCAGCGCCTGGGCGAGGGGCCGGCCGGGGTGCACCTGGACATCCACACCGACGACGTCGAGGCCGAGACGGCCCGGCTGGAGCGTCTGGGCGCCAAGCGCGTACAGAACGTGGAAGGCCGCTGGTGGATCATGGAGGACCCGGCGGGCCTGCGGTTCTGCGTCATCCCCGACCCGCCCGGCACCCTCCACGACGGCAACGCCCGGCGCTGGGAGGACTGA
- a CDS encoding GntR family transcriptional regulator, whose amino-acid sequence MGTRVHKTATSPRYVSIAAELRDRITGDKLGPHTLMPSERELSDTYGVSRMTARQALALLEKEGYVYRRPPRGTFVAEPRVPFHIGSFSDEIILAGRRPSAQLIWAEERPPTPSARAALDLAGEETVHALHRLRFADDEPIALETTYFPSALTPGLLEQPLTGSLWHVLRNEYGVVPTQASAVIESIVIDDASCARLQVRSASNGVLLTRRTYTAEGRCIEFARDVYRADRASFKVEARIPVPVD is encoded by the coding sequence ATGGGGACGAGAGTTCACAAGACCGCAACATCTCCGCGCTACGTCTCGATCGCCGCGGAGCTCCGCGACCGGATCACCGGTGACAAGCTCGGCCCGCACACCCTCATGCCGTCGGAACGCGAGCTCAGCGACACCTACGGCGTCAGCAGGATGACCGCCAGGCAGGCCCTCGCGCTCCTGGAGAAGGAGGGGTACGTCTACCGCAGGCCGCCGCGCGGCACGTTCGTCGCCGAGCCCCGCGTGCCCTTCCACATCGGCAGCTTCTCCGACGAGATCATCCTGGCCGGGCGGCGGCCGTCCGCCCAGCTCATCTGGGCCGAGGAACGCCCGCCCACCCCCTCGGCGCGGGCGGCGCTCGACCTCGCGGGCGAGGAGACCGTGCACGCCCTGCACCGGCTCCGCTTCGCCGACGACGAGCCCATCGCCCTGGAGACCACCTACTTCCCGAGCGCCCTCACGCCCGGCCTGCTGGAGCAGCCGCTCACCGGCTCGCTCTGGCACGTCCTGCGCAACGAGTACGGGGTCGTCCCCACGCAGGCGTCGGCCGTCATCGAGTCGATCGTCATCGACGACGCCTCATGCGCCCGGCTCCAGGTGCGCAGCGCCTCGAACGGCGTCCTGCTGACCCGCCGCACCTACACCGCCGAGGGCCGCTGCATCGAGTTCGCCCGCGACGTCTACCGCGCCGACCGGGCGTCGTTCAAGGTCGAGGCGCGCATCCCCGTGCCCGTCGACTGA
- a CDS encoding peptidase inhibitor family I36 protein: MRKTHVTRIAAASAAALATMAVLAVPAAAARAGDICLYTGRNFSGAHWCWNPGNGYVDVPPALHDNVGSFRAQANGCFINWIQVPTRKETRVVRNGDYRTVYDNDFGGKIDAVAPQC; this comes from the coding sequence ATGAGGAAGACCCACGTCACCCGCATCGCCGCCGCCTCCGCCGCCGCGCTCGCCACGATGGCCGTCCTGGCCGTCCCTGCAGCGGCGGCACGCGCGGGTGACATCTGCCTGTACACCGGCCGCAACTTCTCGGGGGCGCACTGGTGCTGGAACCCGGGCAACGGATACGTGGACGTGCCGCCCGCCCTGCACGACAACGTCGGCTCCTTTCGCGCGCAGGCGAACGGCTGCTTCATCAACTGGATCCAGGTCCCCACCAGGAAGGAGACGCGCGTCGTCCGTAACGGCGACTACCGCACCGTCTACGACAACGACTTCGGCGGCAAGATCGACGCCGTGGCGCCTCAGTGCTGA
- a CDS encoding RNA-guided endonuclease InsQ/TnpB family protein, with amino-acid sequence MDLLIVCSIVKLVVQVKLLPTPQQAAALEATLDAANRAANLVAALAFQHHCFRNFDLRKHTYDRIKAEFGPAAQAAQHVIKKVCDAYRTLHANLAAGHLGKPGSPRRAAIEARPISFRSPAAQPYDDRCLSWQHDARTVSIWTTAGRLKGVTFTGSARQLALLAVHRRGESDLICRDGMWFLHATVEVADRPPSEPDGFVGVDLGIANIATTSDGVRHRGKGLNAVRHRHRRLRRRLQAKRTKSAKRLLKRRRRSEARFAANVAHVIAKSIVTEAERTGRGIALEDLQGIRERVRLRKPQRVTLHSWSFHQLGAFIAYKAVLAGVAVILVDAAYTSQQCSRCGHVDKRNRPDQATFRCTSCGFAEHADVNAARNIASRGETGWAVSHAA; translated from the coding sequence ATGGACCTGCTGATAGTTTGTTCGATTGTGAAACTGGTGGTGCAGGTGAAGCTCCTGCCGACGCCGCAGCAGGCGGCGGCGCTGGAAGCCACGCTGGACGCCGCCAACCGAGCGGCGAATCTGGTCGCGGCACTGGCGTTCCAGCACCACTGTTTCCGCAACTTCGACCTGCGCAAGCACACCTACGACCGGATCAAGGCCGAGTTCGGGCCGGCCGCCCAGGCCGCCCAGCATGTGATCAAGAAGGTGTGCGACGCCTATCGCACCCTGCACGCCAACCTGGCCGCCGGGCACCTGGGCAAGCCCGGATCGCCGCGCCGGGCCGCCATCGAAGCCCGGCCGATCTCCTTCCGGTCGCCGGCGGCCCAGCCGTATGACGACCGGTGCCTGTCCTGGCAGCATGACGCGCGGACGGTGTCGATCTGGACGACCGCCGGGCGGCTGAAAGGGGTGACCTTCACCGGCTCGGCGCGGCAACTGGCGCTGCTGGCCGTCCATCGACGCGGTGAGTCGGATCTGATCTGCCGGGACGGGATGTGGTTCCTGCATGCCACGGTCGAGGTGGCCGACCGGCCGCCATCGGAACCGGACGGCTTCGTCGGGGTGGATCTGGGCATCGCCAACATCGCCACCACCTCCGATGGGGTCCGTCATCGCGGCAAGGGCCTGAACGCGGTCCGCCACCGTCATCGCCGGCTTCGCCGCCGCCTGCAGGCCAAGCGGACCAAGTCCGCCAAGCGGCTGCTGAAACGGCGGCGTCGTAGCGAGGCGCGGTTCGCCGCGAATGTCGCCCACGTCATCGCCAAGAGCATCGTGACCGAGGCAGAACGCACCGGGCGCGGGATCGCTCTGGAGGATCTCCAGGGCATCCGCGAACGGGTACGGCTTCGCAAGCCCCAGCGGGTCACGCTGCATTCCTGGAGTTTCCACCAGCTCGGAGCCTTCATCGCCTACAAGGCGGTCCTGGCAGGAGTGGCCGTGATTCTCGTGGATGCGGCCTACACCTCACAGCAGTGCTCGCGCTGTGGGCATGTGGACAAGCGCAACCGGCCTGACCAGGCCACCTTCAGATGTACGTCGTGCGGTTTCGCTGAGCACGCCGACGTCAACGCAGCCCGCAACATCGCCTCACGCGGTGAGACGGGCTGGGCAGTGAGTCACGCTGCCTGA
- a CDS encoding alpha/beta fold hydrolase — protein MPHITYIMPGVLVREHVTAVPLDWSDPSRGEIDIFFRELADPARAREDLPCLVYLQGGPGGKGPRPLTADGWLGQALRTHRVILMDQRGTGRSTRVDGRRMSAFATAEEGARHLACFRADAIVADHEHVRRTFFGGRRWSTLGQSYGGFLTLTYLSNAPEGLSACYVTGGLPGLDPSAAEVYRRTYPRVQAKNEEFYRRYPQHAGTAARVADRLAAGDVRLPDGDPLTVRRLQSLGVDLGMKPGHERLHYLLDEAFSGDELSATFLHQVLARTSYSDNPLYAALQESIYGHGPGPTGWAAEAERARHPRFAEDARPLLFTGEMIYPWMFEEIAGLRPFRGAVELLAARPEWPPLYDHDRLAANEVPLAAAVYYDDMYVDAHLQLDTAARIGNTRCWVTNEYEHDGVGDPRVLGRLRELVRDMGGELPDA, from the coding sequence ATGCCACACATTACTTACATCATGCCGGGCGTCCTCGTACGCGAGCACGTGACCGCCGTGCCGCTCGACTGGTCCGACCCGTCGCGGGGCGAGATCGACATCTTCTTCCGCGAGCTGGCCGACCCCGCGCGGGCGCGCGAGGACCTGCCGTGCCTGGTCTACCTGCAAGGCGGCCCCGGCGGGAAGGGGCCGCGCCCGCTCACCGCGGACGGCTGGCTCGGCCAGGCGCTGCGCACCCACCGCGTGATCCTCATGGACCAGCGCGGCACCGGCCGCAGCACCCGGGTCGACGGCCGCAGGATGAGCGCCTTCGCCACCGCCGAGGAGGGGGCGCGCCACCTCGCCTGCTTCCGTGCCGACGCCATCGTGGCCGACCACGAGCACGTACGCAGGACGTTCTTCGGCGGGCGGCGCTGGAGCACGCTCGGTCAGTCGTACGGCGGGTTCCTCACGCTGACGTACCTGTCGAACGCGCCAGAAGGGCTGAGCGCCTGCTACGTCACCGGCGGCCTGCCCGGCCTGGACCCCTCCGCGGCCGAGGTCTACCGGCGCACCTACCCCCGCGTCCAGGCCAAGAACGAGGAGTTCTACCGCCGCTACCCCCAGCACGCCGGGACGGCCGCCCGCGTCGCCGACCGGCTCGCCGCCGGCGACGTGCGGCTGCCCGACGGCGACCCGCTGACCGTGCGGCGGCTGCAGTCGCTCGGCGTCGACCTCGGCATGAAACCCGGCCACGAACGCCTGCACTACCTGCTCGACGAGGCGTTCAGCGGGGACGAGCTGTCGGCGACGTTCCTGCACCAGGTGCTGGCCCGCACCTCCTACAGCGACAACCCGCTGTACGCCGCGCTCCAGGAGAGCATCTACGGCCACGGCCCCGGCCCCACGGGATGGGCCGCCGAGGCCGAGCGGGCCCGGCACCCGCGCTTCGCGGAGGACGCCAGGCCGCTGCTGTTCACCGGCGAGATGATCTACCCCTGGATGTTCGAGGAGATCGCCGGGCTGCGGCCCTTCCGCGGCGCGGTCGAGCTGCTGGCCGCCCGCCCCGAGTGGCCGCCGCTCTACGACCACGACCGGCTGGCCGCCAACGAGGTCCCGCTCGCCGCCGCCGTCTACTACGACGACATGTACGTCGACGCCCACCTCCAGCTCGACACCGCCGCCAGGATCGGCAACACCCGCTGCTGGGTCACCAACGAGTACGAGCACGACGGCGTCGGCGACCCCCGCGTCCTCGGCCGGCTCAGGGAACTGGTCCGCGACATGGGAGGAGAGCTCCCCGATGCGTGA
- a CDS encoding TetR/AcrR family transcriptional regulator translates to MGRWEPNARGRLEEAALELYGERGYEQTTVAEIARRAGLTERTFFRHFADKREVLFGGGKLLEERLTAAVAAAPDSAGPLEAVAAALDAAGPLFQERHERSRRRQAIILAHAELRERELIKLATLARALAGALRERGVGEPAASLAAEAGIAVFKIAFERWTDEPGEADLRQAMREAFAELRAVTAGTPGP, encoded by the coding sequence ATGGGGCGATGGGAGCCGAACGCGCGCGGCCGGCTTGAGGAGGCCGCGCTGGAGCTGTACGGCGAGCGCGGCTACGAGCAGACGACGGTGGCGGAGATCGCCAGGCGCGCCGGGCTCACCGAGCGCACGTTCTTCCGGCACTTCGCCGACAAGCGCGAGGTGCTGTTCGGCGGCGGGAAGCTGCTGGAGGAGCGCCTGACGGCGGCCGTCGCCGCCGCGCCCGACTCGGCCGGGCCGCTGGAGGCGGTCGCGGCGGCGCTCGACGCCGCCGGGCCGCTGTTCCAGGAGCGCCACGAGCGCTCCCGCAGGCGTCAGGCGATCATCCTCGCCCACGCCGAGCTGCGGGAGCGCGAGCTGATCAAGCTGGCCACGCTCGCCAGGGCACTCGCCGGCGCGCTGCGCGAGCGCGGGGTCGGCGAGCCGGCCGCAAGCCTCGCCGCCGAGGCGGGCATCGCGGTCTTCAAGATCGCCTTTGAACGCTGGACGGACGAGCCCGGCGAGGCGGACCTGCGGCAGGCGATGCGGGAGGCGTTCGCCGAGCTGAGGGCCGTGACGGCGGGCACGCCGGGCCCGTGA
- a CDS encoding helix-turn-helix domain-containing protein has translation MEVVVARRPEVFVRPLTMEEGRKLQRITRNAKDPVKLRRAIGAMMSGQGQSVPDITSLMQVSDDYVRDVIHAFNERGFDALDPKWSGGRPPAISEQVREHICLIATTAPTEWGIEGMSTWSLRTLAEHLIARGVVAAISRDICGGSCARAG, from the coding sequence ATGGAGGTGGTCGTGGCTCGCCGACCGGAGGTGTTCGTCCGGCCGCTGACGATGGAGGAAGGCCGCAAGCTGCAGCGGATCACGCGTAATGCGAAGGATCCGGTCAAGCTGCGGCGGGCGATCGGGGCGATGATGTCCGGCCAAGGCCAAAGCGTTCCGGACATCACCTCGTTGATGCAGGTCAGCGACGACTACGTGCGCGATGTCATCCACGCTTTCAACGAGCGGGGGTTCGACGCGCTGGACCCAAAATGGAGCGGGGGCCGTCCACCGGCGATCAGTGAGCAGGTGCGTGAGCACATCTGCCTGATCGCCACGACGGCCCCCACCGAGTGGGGCATCGAAGGGATGTCGACCTGGAGCCTGCGCACCCTGGCCGAGCACCTCATCGCGCGGGGTGTCGTGGCGGCGATCAGCCGTGACATCTGCGGCGGATCCTGCGCAAGGGCGGGGTGA
- a CDS encoding RICIN domain-containing protein: MRNNHFPGRRAAVTLAAGVLAAGGLVAVLGAPASAAPAEGAYTLVNAGSGLCATVPGAATGDGVQLSQTSCTGAAGQVFTLTAGGSAYRITARHSGKCVGVRDASTSAGKPVQQESCTGATSQTWQLTASGANYRIVNANGGKCLNVKDNATSSGALLQQNSCDSVSTKQWTLSPAGAGPTPTSTPTSTPTTTPTTTPPPASGTLYVSPSGRDSATGTQSDPTTLTSAITRIAAGGTIYLRGGTYSYAQTVTIAPGNNGTSSARKKLSAYPGETPVLNFSAQSEDPANRGLAVNGAYWHVYGIVVERAGDNGIFVGGSDNIIERTTTRYNRDTGLQLSRIASDTPNSQWPANNLMLSVLSHDNADSDGEDADGFAAKLTVGSGNVFRYAVSRNNIDDGWDLYTKTDTGPIGVVTIEDSLAYGNGTLSNGGQAGNGDRNGYKLGGEDISVNHVIRRNIAYRNGKHGFTYNRNLGTMTISDNVSIDNSERNFSFDGGTSVFRGNTSCRSGSGSNDKIVGNSDSSNQFWSGSNGSRCSSYSGALSWSFASDGRLVVSFGGVPVTF, from the coding sequence GTGCGCAACAACCATTTCCCGGGACGCAGAGCGGCCGTCACGCTGGCCGCCGGCGTCCTCGCCGCGGGCGGCCTGGTGGCCGTGCTCGGCGCCCCCGCCTCGGCCGCCCCCGCCGAAGGCGCCTACACCCTCGTCAACGCGGGCAGCGGCCTGTGCGCCACCGTCCCCGGCGCCGCCACCGGAGACGGCGTCCAACTGAGCCAGACCTCCTGCACCGGCGCCGCCGGGCAGGTCTTCACCCTCACGGCCGGCGGGTCCGCCTACCGCATCACCGCCCGGCACAGCGGCAAGTGCGTCGGCGTCCGCGACGCCTCCACCAGCGCGGGCAAGCCCGTCCAGCAGGAGAGCTGCACCGGCGCCACCTCCCAGACCTGGCAGCTCACCGCCTCCGGCGCCAACTACCGCATCGTCAACGCCAACGGCGGCAAGTGCCTCAACGTCAAGGACAACGCCACCTCCTCCGGAGCCCTGCTCCAGCAGAACTCCTGCGACTCGGTCTCCACCAAGCAGTGGACGCTCAGCCCCGCGGGCGCCGGCCCGACCCCCACGTCCACGCCGACCAGCACCCCCACCACCACGCCGACCACCACGCCCCCGCCGGCGAGCGGCACCCTGTACGTGTCACCCAGCGGCCGCGACAGCGCCACCGGCACGCAGTCCGACCCGACGACACTCACCTCGGCGATCACCAGGATCGCCGCCGGCGGCACCATCTACCTGCGGGGCGGCACCTACTCCTACGCCCAGACCGTCACCATCGCCCCCGGCAACAACGGCACCTCCAGCGCCCGCAAGAAACTGTCGGCCTACCCGGGCGAGACCCCGGTGCTGAACTTCTCGGCCCAGAGCGAGGACCCGGCCAACCGCGGGCTCGCGGTGAACGGGGCGTACTGGCACGTCTACGGCATCGTCGTCGAGCGGGCCGGCGACAACGGCATCTTCGTCGGCGGCAGCGACAACATCATCGAGCGCACCACGACGCGCTACAACCGCGACACCGGCCTGCAGCTCTCGCGGATCGCCTCCGACACCCCGAACAGCCAGTGGCCGGCCAACAACCTCATGCTCAGCGTCCTGTCGCACGACAACGCCGACTCCGACGGCGAGGACGCCGACGGTTTCGCCGCCAAGCTGACGGTCGGCTCCGGCAACGTCTTCCGCTACGCGGTGTCCCGCAACAACATCGACGACGGCTGGGACCTCTACACCAAGACCGACACCGGCCCCATCGGCGTGGTGACCATCGAGGACTCCCTGGCCTACGGCAACGGCACCCTGAGCAACGGCGGCCAGGCCGGCAACGGCGACCGCAACGGCTACAAGCTCGGCGGCGAGGACATATCCGTCAACCACGTCATCCGCCGCAACATCGCCTACCGCAACGGCAAGCACGGCTTCACCTACAACCGCAACCTCGGCACCATGACGATCTCCGACAACGTGAGCATCGACAACTCCGAGCGCAACTTCTCCTTCGACGGCGGCACCTCGGTCTTCCGCGGCAACACCTCCTGCCGCAGCGGCAGCGGGAGCAACGACAAGATCGTCGGTAACTCCGACAGCTCCAACCAGTTCTGGAGCGGCTCGAACGGCTCGCGCTGCTCGTCCTACAGTGGCGCGCTGAGCTGGTCCTTCGCCTCGGACGGCCGTCTCGTCGTGAGCTTCGGCGGCGTCCCGGTCACGTTCTAG
- a CDS encoding RecQ family ATP-dependent DNA helicase, whose amino-acid sequence MALRHRFGRRGRRLRAAARRRFGWERLRPGQQEAMEHLLAGRDVLLVMPTGAGKSAVYQLPAQLLDGPTVVVSPLIALQRDQVAGLLKADAGGAVAVNSTTSVDSGLEQVTAGAAEFVFLSPEQLAKADVVERLASARPSLIAIDEAHCVAAWGHDFRPDYQRLGRVVERLGHPPVVAMTATAAPNVREEIVRALGLSDPVEIVRGFDRPNIALEVRRFVREEDKSRALVEHAAGQDGLGLVYAATRKDTERYAAALAERGRRAEAYHGGMRAAERTRVQELFAAGDLDVVVATSAFGMGIDRPDVRYVLHAAPPESPDAYYQEIGRAGRDGAPASAVLFYRPEDLGLRRFFTGGRADAGTLLRVAALVRERGGAVPAREVAGLLELSASQLTRLVNLLERAEALAVTDAGDLRYADPGLPAERAAERAAALDEARHHLDRSRIDMMRGYAETRGCRRRFLLAYFGEPYAAGACGSCDTCRDGEAPEPPPPADEGPFPVGAKVTHRTWGQGTVMGRESDRITVLFDSVGYKTLALSALDHVLTPGDGPG is encoded by the coding sequence GTGGCGTTGAGGCATCGGTTCGGGCGGCGCGGCCGGCGGCTGCGGGCCGCGGCGCGGCGGCGGTTCGGGTGGGAGCGGCTGCGGCCGGGCCAGCAGGAGGCGATGGAGCACCTGCTCGCGGGGAGGGACGTGCTGCTCGTCATGCCGACGGGGGCCGGCAAGTCGGCCGTCTACCAGCTCCCCGCGCAGCTCCTCGACGGCCCGACGGTCGTCGTCTCGCCGCTCATCGCGCTCCAGCGCGACCAGGTGGCGGGCCTGCTGAAGGCCGACGCGGGCGGCGCGGTGGCGGTCAACTCGACCACCTCCGTGGACAGCGGGCTGGAGCAGGTGACGGCGGGCGCGGCCGAGTTCGTTTTCCTGTCGCCGGAGCAGCTCGCCAAGGCGGACGTGGTCGAGCGGCTGGCGTCGGCCCGGCCCTCGCTGATCGCGATCGACGAGGCGCACTGCGTCGCCGCGTGGGGGCACGACTTCCGGCCCGACTACCAGCGGCTCGGCAGGGTCGTCGAGCGGCTCGGGCATCCGCCGGTGGTGGCGATGACGGCCACCGCCGCGCCGAACGTCCGCGAGGAGATCGTCCGAGCGCTCGGCCTGTCCGACCCCGTGGAGATCGTCCGGGGGTTCGACCGGCCGAACATCGCGCTGGAGGTCCGCCGGTTCGTCCGCGAGGAGGACAAGAGCCGGGCGCTGGTCGAGCACGCCGCCGGGCAGGACGGCCTCGGCCTGGTCTACGCCGCCACCCGCAAGGACACCGAGCGGTACGCCGCCGCGCTGGCCGAGCGGGGGCGGCGGGCGGAGGCGTACCACGGCGGGATGCGGGCCGCCGAGCGGACCCGCGTCCAGGAGCTGTTCGCCGCCGGGGACCTGGACGTGGTGGTGGCGACGTCGGCGTTCGGGATGGGCATCGACCGGCCGGACGTCCGGTACGTGCTGCACGCCGCGCCGCCCGAGTCGCCGGACGCCTACTACCAGGAGATCGGCCGCGCGGGACGGGACGGCGCGCCCGCCTCGGCGGTGCTGTTCTACCGGCCGGAGGACCTCGGCCTGCGCCGCTTCTTCACCGGCGGCCGGGCCGACGCGGGGACGCTGCTCCGGGTGGCGGCGCTGGTCCGCGAGCGCGGCGGGGCGGTGCCCGCGCGGGAGGTGGCCGGGCTGCTGGAGCTGAGCGCGTCCCAGCTCACCCGGCTGGTCAACCTGCTGGAGCGGGCGGAGGCGCTCGCCGTGACCGACGCCGGCGACCTCCGGTACGCCGACCCCGGGCTGCCGGCCGAGCGGGCCGCCGAGCGGGCGGCGGCCCTGGACGAGGCCCGGCACCACCTGGACCGGTCGCGGATCGACATGATGCGCGGCTACGCGGAGACCCGGGGGTGCCGCCGCCGCTTCCTGCTGGCGTACTTCGGGGAGCCGTACGCGGCGGGGGCGTGCGGCTCGTGCGACACCTGCCGGGACGGCGAGGCTCCGGAGCCGCCGCCCCCGGCGGACGAGGGGCCGTTCCCCGTGGGGGCGAAGGTGACGCACAGGACCTGGGGCCAGGGGACGGTGATGGGCCGCGAGTCCGACCGGATCACCGTCCTGTTCGACTCGGTCGGCTACAAGACGCTGGCGCTGAGCGCGCTCGACCACGTCCTGACACCCGGCGACGGGCCGGGTTAG